Sequence from the Nerophis ophidion isolate RoL-2023_Sa linkage group LG10, RoL_Noph_v1.0, whole genome shotgun sequence genome:
GCCTGCAGGAGATATATTAATAGTATATAACGTATATTCATATTTCTAGAACAATATTGTTGACATAATTACATGACTAACATGAAATCCACTTTTCGTTTATTGTcttgatcaggggtctcaaacacgtgtccaattgcggcccgcgagatgttattttgcggcccgcaccttaatatgaaaatgttatgttgtgcggcccgcgagtttcatatgaatggcgctttactgacaaacacattttgggagaacatccgcaccgtaacaaaatatAACCACAACacagagttagggctgcattggattctgggtatttgttctgttgtgtttgttgtgttacggtgcagatgttctcccaaaatctgtttgtcaatcttgtttggtgtgggttcacagtgtggcacatatttgtaacagtgattaagttgtttatacgaccaccctcagtgtgacctgtatggctgttgatcaagtatgtctcgCAGTCACTtgcgtgggtctgcagaagcctcatagaatgtgtgactgggctggcacactTTGTGTATGGTGGATAAGCGGACGCGATGGCAGTTTGtggaggacgctaaaggtagtgccatcacggcacgcccttaataacGTTGTCCGGgggaaaaccgggagaatgattgcgctgggagattgtcgggaggggctcTGATATTTGGGTGATTCCCgtaaagatcgcgagagttggcaagtatgatgctagggcgggaaagccattcaaagaaggtgaattcattaaaaaatgcatgttagaatttttttttttatattttcttgcggggcagcctcacccagtttctgcatccagtggcccgcaggtaaattgagtttgagacccctggtcttgaTAGAGCAGTGACCTTTGACCCTTTGACAACTTTTCAAAGTGAGGCATGTGGAAGTAAAAATCTAATGAATAATACTAAGAGATTGtgatcccgaagtacatgtcaaactacttccttaacgtaaatgaccgccataaccacaacaccagggggagctccacaaaccacgttaaacccagatttcgatccaacaaaggtcttaactcattctctttctatgccacatcaatgtggaatgcactcccaacaggtgtaaaagtaagcgcatctctatattccttcaaaaccgctctaaaacaacacctccaggcaacttcaacactttactaataccctcctccattcacatcccatctccccggattataaacaactcaaatgtacttctaatgtatatacttgttcttatgctatctgaactcactatgttctctgctggctgtacatatcctactaagtaagacgtacactgtttcaatgtccacatttctctgttgatgcaattgttgatgactgaagttctgatatcaaccaaagctccccacccaccccatccatcatccatccatccatccatcatcttccgcttatccgaggtcgggtcgcgggggcaacagcctaagcagggaaacccagacttccctctccccagccacttcgtctagctcttcccgggggatcccgaggcgttcccaggccagccgggagacatagtcttcccaacgtgtcctgggtcttccccgtggcctcctaccggttggacgtgccctaaacacctccctagggaggcgttcgggtggcatcctgaccagatgcccgaaccacctcatctggctcctctcgatgtggaggagcagcggctttactttgagttcctcccggatggcagagcttctcaccctatctctaagggagagccccgccacacggcggaggaaactcatttcggccgcttgtacccgtgatcttatcctttcggtcatgacccaaagctcatgaccataggtgaggatgggaacgtagatcgaccggtaaattgagagctttgccttccggctcagctccttcttcaccacaacggatcggtacaacgtccgcattactgaagacgccgcaccgatccgcctgtcgatctcacgatccactcttccctcactcgtgaacaagactcctaggtacttgaactcctccacttggggcagggtctcctccccaacccggagatggcactccacccttttccgggcgagaaccatggactcggacttggaggtgctgattctcattccggtcgcttcacactcggctgcgaaccgatcccacccacccccccggattgtaaataatgtaaataattcaatgtatatactatgatgattaacttgtgtgatgactgtattatgttgatagtatatatttgtaccatgaattgattaacgtggaccccgacttaaacaagttgaaaaacttattggggtgttaccatttagtggtcaattgtacggaatatgtactgtactgtgcaatctactaataaaagtatcaatcaatcaatcaaatcaatacatttaaaaaataatacttgGCAGTAATAATGatgaaataatgaaaataatcgttgttgaaataaagttttaaaaacaaCTAAACAAGAGAAGAAGAGGTTGTTGACGCAAATAAAGTTtctttaaagaagaaaaaaaaggttattCTACTTCCTCCGACCGATCTGAGCGAGCAGACGAGCGTTCTCTGCCGCCTTTGCACGCATGTTGTGGGCTTTAGCCACGTCGAAGAGGACGTTCATGATGTTGGTCGGCACGTCCAAGGACAAAGTCAGCCGGCTCCTGCGCTCCGCTTTGCCGCGGCTGCGCAGTAGAGGCCCCCGCAGCTTCGCCCGGCTCTGGAAGCGCGACTTGGCCGCGTTGTAAGTTCTTTTCTCCCGACTCTCTGACTCCGGGGAAGACGAGAGGAGATCCGCCGACTGCAGGAGGGACCCCCAGCCCTCGTCCTCCACGGCGTACCCGGCCAGGTCGTCCTCGTCGCCCCGGAAGCCGACGGCCATCTGGCGGTCACACAGGAGGGAAAAACGTCCGTGGGGCAAGCGGGGACAGAGGCTGGAGGACGGCGTGCACAGCACGGACAGCAGCAGCAGGGCTTTGAGGGACGACAGCATCCTGTGCGTGGGTGCGGGTGTGGATGTGGATGTCCTCTGCTGTGGACAACATAGTCCTTAAGTAGACTTTAACAGGACACTTTATTAAGCACACCTCAAACAATGCAAGCACCGCTGCCAATACAAAAaggtacaggattgcttattatttttattggatagtagtctgtttatttcaattgttagctttttttttccctttattacctcttgtgttatttatttcaccccatatttgttctcaCTACCGCACATTAAATTGaagtctttaatcttgttatttgcaaatataatgacgataaagtccattctattctattctaaaaaatATATGCAAATATTAAGATGTGTCACATTTTGGATTGGCGTAATTAAAATGTGCTCAAGAAAAGCATccaacaaatgcaattttatggtGAGAATCTCATCCAGGAAGGTTTTTTAAAGGTTTGACTTAAATGTCatttatttaagacttttatctAAAGTTATGTCAGGATTTATTTTGGAGTCTCCTTACTCATGTTTCTTCTGACATAGAGGACTTACGGTGAAATAGTTTGTACTGGCAAAAAATAATCAATTACTTGGATTAATCCAAGTGTGTTCGTGATTAATGCGATGATTTTTGTggttaatcacatgagttaactcgttCATTTTGAGAGCCCTCCCTGCAACCTTCTACATACTAAACATGTCAAAGAGTCACTTCTTTTTCTACTGCTCATTTTTAAAGCTTAACTGTACTTTAACCTAAACAAAGATAATTCGCTTGTTTTGCCACGCAGGACTTAACAaatgtcggtaagcacaactcATCTTTTTCTATtccaaaaaataaacacaaaaactatTGTTCGTCTGGATCTTGTATTTTTAGTTTGCATTTATTTCGAGTGCGAGTTTGTGCCACTATCGGAGCTACTTTGACCGTCAATTTTTCTATTGTGAAGCAGATCTCCGCTCAAAcaggggcggcatggctcggATGGTAAAGCAGCCTTCCTGAAACTTGAGAattcctggttcaaatccaatcACTGCTGTTGTACAAGACTCTTGACACACCCACCCTGGTGTAAATCTAGCTCTAAACATgccaataatgtttttttttcacttttgaaTTATATTTCTCTCCAAACAGTGTGGTTGTTCTTATGCTAATGTTTCACTAAATAGATGCTTATGGTCTGATGTGCACATTTACACATTAAAATACTATATACTGAGAGTTTAAGCAAATATTATTTGACCCTTTGGTGACATACTCAAACTCAGCTTGTGAAGATCATTGCTCTAGATCTAATTGTAGAAGTTTTCAAAGTGCAACAATAAAGTACAAAAATATTCAATGAATGCCTCTGacaagtacaacaacaaaaaaaaagatctcGCAAGCAGTTCATGTATTTAGATgtcagattgtgcaagttcaccAAATACATGAATGTAATTTTGCACTATCAAATTTTTGAAGCAAAAACGAACATTTTTCTAAACTGTGTTACTATTAAAGTTAAGAAATATGAACTTACCAAATGAGTCCTGGGTGAAAGTAAACAACACGTCCTTCCAAATTGAAAACAATCCCaccagggtgtgtgtgtgtgtgcgtgtgtgtgtccagGCGGTGCAAGCAGCAGCGTCTTTTTGCGCCCTCATTTCCTGCAGCCTCCGTTTAGTAGCAGCCGTCACTGTGCGCCGCTGACGTCATCCTCATCACATGTTGCGTTTGAGTTTATTGCCGACCTGGGTGCTCCTTTATTGGCTGCCACGCCTTCATGAGGCCACAGCTCACCAACAGACGCGCGATGTGATCAAGCGCGGACTTTTTGGAGCTCATTTACACGGCAAAATGGGCTTTAGGGagtttcagcaccatggacagcaaCAAACGAACACTGAAAGATGCAGAGTATGATGattttcagcaccatggacagcaaTAATTTGACCAATATGAAATATTTGTTTAAATGATGCATATTATGATGTTTTTCAGTACCATGGACAGCAACAAAACGACCAATATGAAATATTTGTTTAAATGATGCATATTAGGATGtttttcagcaccatggacagcaaCAAAGGACGAatataaaatatttgtttaaatGATGCATATTATGATGTTTTTTTATATGTCTTAGTCATGTTTACTTTTGTGAAGTACACTGCATCCAGCTAAGAAGTGTtggcttaccgtatttccttgaattgccgcagggcatatagtatgcgcctgctttgaattactgccgggtcaaactcgcttcccaaattaattagcacatgcttagtattaccgcctggtcaaactcgtcacgtcacgagtgacacttcccctgtcatcattttcaatatgcaggaggctgatttcaataccggtaatttgaaatcgcataaagggaagaagattaagagctattcagtaggatttaaggtccaagcttacatcacactcaaatttttactgcatacctttagtAAGTggcggcgtgagaagaggttttaaaataattagcgcatgcttacttttaccgcatgcctttggtaagcgcaggagtaagaagaggttttaaattaattagcgccccggcggcaattcaaagaaatacggtagtttatttACACCCAAAACTAGAAAGTGCATGTGGACACTAAAAAAAATGACATGACTATTTAAATTTACGCTGATAGTGACAATGTTGCAACATAGTTACAGTAAAATGTGTTATTAGCATAAACAAGTGCGCCCTCTAAAGGctgttattaaaggggaacattatcaccagacctttgtaagcgtcaatatataccttgatgttgcagaaaaaagaccatatatttttttaactaatttccgaactctaaatgggtgaatttttggcgaattaaacgcctttctgtttatgcctctctgagaGACGACGACGTCGGAACGTGACGTTACATCGGTACTCAatgccatttttccctacacatcaaacacatcgagtcaaatcagctctgttatttttcgttttttcgactctTTCACGataccttagagacatcatgcctcgtcggtgtgttgtcggagggtgtaacaacacgatctgggatggattcaagttgatttacatggactgtgcattgattagcacggcatgctaatcgatgctaacatgctatttaggctagttgtgtgtacatattgcagcattatgcctcatttgtggctatatttacatctagcctttccctccatccacatttaatgccaaacaaacacttagcaatcgacagaTTTCAGTTggtccagtgtcaagagatgcaaaagtcccccgtttggtttttaccggcaatgctacgacagagatggaaaaaatgtctggatatcctgcgacactcaaagcagatgcatttccaacgataaagtcaacaaaatcacaaaggtgagtgttgttgatgttacttaTGACTAATGAACTAATGAACAAAGTTCTATttaggtttcatctgaccacatgacattctcccaatcctctgttgtatcatccatgtatccattttagtataaactcaacttgtcgtgtttggaggaagaagaatactgagttgcagcccaagaacaccatacctactgtgaagcatggtggtggaaacatcatgctttggggctgtttttctgctcaggggacaggacgactgatccgtgttaaggaaagaatgaatggggccatatatcgtgagattttgtgccaaaacctccttccatcagtgagagctttgaatggttgaccaaatactttttttcaaccataatctacaaataaattctttaaaactcctacaatttgaattcctggatttttttttcacattctgtctctcacagttgaagtgtacctatgatgaaaattacagacctctgtcatcattttaagtgggagaacttgcacaatcggtggctgactaaatactttgttgccccactgtatattattaCACCCATTCTTTTAATTTACTCATTCAatgtccgtctatttgtatttatgtttgaATTTATCTTCTGTTGCTCCtaaattgcattattttagttttactgaggttCAATtacagtctgtttttgtcaaaccctcTCTTTAATTGATTTTCTTTCAttgtttgtattagcttctgtgtgttctgtcttaaacaaaacacaaatgttGTGTTTCGTCACTTTCCATACTTGCCTTCTTTCAGGGTTTTTGGGAAAACAATGTAAAAGCTTTCCACAATTCTCACGGGTGAAGCAGCTCCATGTAGCGCTAAGCAATCATGGCACCCTGAAGTCACctgagtgccttttgaccaatcatttaggAGGTCGCTTGACACtgggttggccatactctctttaatACATGACTTTGATAAATACTATCAAAGTGTGCCATCTTGGGGCTGTGATTAGCATACATACTATCAAAGTGTGCCATCTAGTGGCTATTAGCATTAATACTCTGAATGGTTATTAGTATAAAAACTATCAAAAGTGTGCCATCTAGTGGCTTTTCTCACCATACATACTGTAAAAGTGTGCCATCTAGTGGCTGTTATTAGCATAAATACTTTCATAGTACTACTAAATACTATCAGATCTGCTCTGcgttgagatggcgacttgtccagggtgtacgcctccttccgcccaattgtagctgagataggctccagcgccccccgcaaccccaaagggaataagcggtagacaatggatggatgaagggacTATCAAAGTGTGCCATCTTGTGGCTGTTATTAGCATTAATACTCTAAACTGTTTATGAGTATAACATCTATCAAAGTGTGGTATCTGGTGGGTTTTATCAACATAAATACTTTCGAAATGTGCCATCTAGTGGCTGGTATTAGTATTAATACTCTAGAATGTTAATTAGTataaaatctatcaacatgtgcCATCTAGGGGCTGTTATTAGCATAAATACTATCAAAGTGTACCATGTAGTGGCTGTTATTAGCATTAATACTATCACAATGTGCCATCTAGTGGCTGTTATTAGCATTAATACTATCACAATGTGCCATCTAGTGGCTGTTATTAGCATTAATACTATCACAATGTGCCATCTAGTGGCTGTTATTAGCATACATACTATCAAAGTGGACCATCTTGTGGCTGTTATTAGCATTAATACTCTAAAATGTTTATTAGTATAAAATCTATCAAAGTGCGCCAACTATTGAATGTTGTTAGCATAATTACTATCTAAAGTGTTCCATCTAGTGGCTGTTATTAGCATAAATACTATCAAAGTGT
This genomic interval carries:
- the ucn3l gene encoding urocortin 3, like; protein product: MLSSLKALLLLSVLCTPSSSLCPRLPHGRFSLLCDRQMAVGFRGDEDDLAGYAVEDEGWGSLLQSADLLSSSPESESREKRTYNAAKSRFQSRAKLRGPLLRSRGKAERRSRLTLSLDVPTNIMNVLFDVAKAHNMRAKAAENARLLAQIGRRK